The Lysobacter enzymogenes DNA segment GAAGATGCGCCGGAACTCGAACCAGGTCGTGCCGTCGCTACGCGGCGGATACGCCTCGTCCAGCATCGCCGCCAGCTCGGCGCGGAAGCGTTGCCAGTCGTGCGCGCTCAACGCCGCCTTGACCGGCCGCAGCGCGGTGCCGGTGATCCACTCCAGCACCGCGTTCTCGCCGTGCAGGCGCTGGGTGTAGCTGGTTTCCCAGGCGTCGACCTGGCAGCCCAGCCGCGCCAGCCGTTCGGCGTACTCGGTCGGCGCGTCGACCGCGCCTTCGTCGCGCAGGCCGATGGCGCCGAGTGTGTCGGCCCAGCCGGCGCTCGCCGCGAGCCGGCGCGTCAGCGCGTGCGAGGGGGCGTCGAAGTTGCCCGGCACCTGGATCGCGATCCACGCGCCCGCCGGCAGTTCGCGCACCCAGCGCTGCAACAGTTCGCGGTGTTCGGGCACCCACTGCAGCACGGCGTTGGAGATCACCACGTCGGTGTCGGGCTTGGGCGTCCAGTCGCGCACGTCGAGCAACTGGGCATCGAGGCCGGCCTGGCGCGCGGCGGCGACCATCTCCGGCGAATTGTCGCTCGCCTCCAGCGCCGCCTGCGGCCAGCGCTGGGCCAGCGCCGCGGTCAGGTTGCCGGGGCCGCAACCCAGGTCGACGACCCGGCGCGGCTCGCGCGCGCCGATGCGCGCGGTGAGGTCGAAGAACGGTCGGCCGCGCAGGTCGGCGAAGTCGAGGTACTTGGCGGGGTCCCACATGGCGCGGCTCCAGGCGAAGAACGACTGTCGGCACTATAGGACCGGCGCCGGTGCGGGACTGTGCAGGCCGTGGCCGCATCGGCGCGCGCGCCGGTAGACTGCGTGCGCGCCGCGCCGGCGCGTTGGTCCGGCCCGCGCGAGCCTCCCGCCCGTGTCATGAACGAGCCCGCATGAATCCCTCAGAACAATGCCAGCGCGCCCGCGCCCTGGTCGGCCAGGGCCGCACCGACGAAGCGCTGCAACTGTACGACCGCGTCCTCGAAGCGTTCCCCGACCACGCCCCCGGCTATGCCGACCGCGGCACTACCCACGCGATGCTCGGCGCGCACGAGCGGGCCCTGAGCGACCTGGAGCGGGCGATGGCGATGGGGCTGCGCGACGGCTGGCTGCTGACCACGTACGCCTCGGTGTTGCTGGCGCTGCGCCGTTTCGACGAGTCGCTGCGCTGCTTCGACCTGGCCATCGAGCTGGAACCCGGCCACCCCTTCGCCTACAACAACCGCGCGACCTTGCACATCGAGCGCGGCGATCACGCCGCCGCCATCGCCGACCTGGAGCGCTGCCTGGATTTCGGGCCCGACGAGGCGACCCGGCAGATGCTCGAACGGCGCCTGCAGGGCGTGCGGGCCTCGCTGGCTAAGACGTAACCCGGCGCCGGGGCGCCTGCCCCCGCAACGGGGTAGGCCACGGCCATCGTCCCGCCCGGGCCCGACACCCCCTCGAAACGGCGAAAGCCAGGCGGGACGGGCCTTGCGACGATCCGGGCCGGCCCCGGGAAGGCCGCTGCGAGGGCCGGCTAAACTTTTTCCGCGAAGTGCCGAGAAGTCCATTTGAGAGCCGCCCCTTGGCGGCACAAATGGAACGGGAAGGCACACATGGTCGCGATCGTCACAGGGAATGGGCTGGGTCTGCAGGCGTCCTCGGCGCTGGGCCTGGGCGGCAGGGGTCAGGTCGGCACGGCCGGGTTCGGCAAGTCCGGCGAACAGGTGTTCGTCAACGCCGCGACCGGCAACCTGATCCTGCGCGACCGCGACCAATGGCTGATGGGCCGCGGCGTCGACGCCGAGCTGTACCGGGCCTACAACAGCCAGGCGCAGCTGATCGGCGAAAGCTGGCGCGCCGGGGTCAGCAAGCAGGTCGGCGGCCTGACCGGGACGGTCGACACCGCCGGCAGCGTGGTCTACCGCACCGACTGGGACGGCAGCCGCATCGCCTACGCCTGGGACGCGGCGCGCTCGCTGTACGTGGCCGGCGAAGGCGCGGGCACCCGCGACACCCTGGCCTGGGACGCCGGCAACCAGCGCTGGACCTGGACCCAGGGCGGCAGCCAGCTGATCGAGCGCTACGACGCCAGCAAGAACGGCCGCGTGTTCGAAAGCCTGGACCGCGACGGCAACACCACCGGCTACGTCTACAACGCCGCCGGCGCGCTCGGCGAAGTGCGCACCGCCAACGGCGAGATCACCTACCTCGACTACGACGGCAACGGCCGCCTCAGCAAGATCCGCACCGTCACCAACAACGGCGGCGGTCCGCAGACCTCGACCGCGGTGCGCTACGGCTACGACGGCGCCGGCCGGCTGAGCACGGTGACCCTGGACCTGAGCCCGGACGACAACTCGGTCGCCGACGGCAAGGTGTTCACCACCACCTACGGCTACGACGGCAGCAGCGGCCGGATCGCCTCGATCGCCCAGTCCGACGGCGCCAAGGTCGCCTTCGGCTACCAGCTGATCGACGGCCAGTACCGCGTGGTCAGCATCGCCCAGACCAGCGACGTCGGCGTGCTGCGCACGACCACGCTGAGCTACGACACCGCCAACCGCCGCACCACGATCACCGACCCGCTGGGCCAGGACACGATCCTGGCCTACGACGCCCAGGGCCGGCTGCTGCAGACCAGCAGCCCGGCGGTGAACGGCACGCGCCAGACCCAGTTCTTCGGCTACGACGCCGCCGGCCAGGTGGCGACGATCCGCGACGGCCTCGGCAACGAGGTCAAGTACACCTACGACGCGGCCGGCAACCTGATCAAGCAGGAAGACGCGGTCGGCACGGTGGTCGAGCGCACCTTCGGCAGCGACAACCAGTTGCTGAGCGAGACGGTGTCGGGGCCGAATACGGCCGCGGCGACGACGCGTTATGTGTACGACGCGGAGCAGCACCTGCGCTTCAAGATCAGCGTGGAAGGACGGGTGACCGAGTGGCGCTACAACGCCGAAGGCCAAGCCGTGTCGATGCGGGAGTTCGCCGAGGCCCTTTACGCCGACGCCGACCGCAGCGAAGCGGCGCTGGCGGCCTGGGCCGGCGCCCAGTCCATCGGCGAGCAGGTCGATTACGGCTACGATTTCCGCGGCAACCTGACGCTGGAAACCCGCTACCAGACGCGCCTGCAGAACGGCGACGGCGTCAACGCCGGCGTCGTCTCCACGCGCTATGTCTACGACGCGCAGGGCCGCCTGCTGCAACGCTACAAGGGCGAGGGCACGGCGCAGCAGGATGTCGAGCAGTTCACCTACGACGGCCTGGGCCGGCTGCTGACCGCCACCGCGTTCGACGACAGCGTCACCGTCACCCAGTACGACGACGCGCAGCGCCGCACCATCGTCAGCTTCGCCAACGGCCTGGTGCGCACCTCCAGCTACAACCGAGCCGGCGAGCTGATCGCGGTGACCGAGTCCGGCAACGGCGGCACCGTGCTGTCGCAGGTGAACTTCCGCTACGACAGCGACGGCCGCCTGCGCATGAGCGAGGACGCGCTGGGCGCGAGGACGCACGTGCTGTACGACGAGGCCGGCCGCCGAGTGGCCGAGATCGACGCGGCCGGGGCGCTGACCGAGTACGTCTACGACGGCAACAACCAGATCGTGCGCACCACCCGTTACGCCGCGCCGGTCGACGCGACGGCGTTGGCGGGATTGGTCGACGGCAACGGCCAGCCGCGGCAGACCGCGACGGTCGGCGGCCAGACCGTCGCGCTGACGCTGGCGAACTCCGGCCTGCGTCCGGCCGCGGACGCAGCCAACGATCGCTCGCAGTGGCGGTTCTACGACGCCGCCGGCCGCCTGTCCAAGACCGTCGGCGCCGACGGCGCGCTGGTCGAGTACGCCTACGACGCGGCGTCGCGGCTGCTGTCGACGATGGCCCACTACAAGCGCGTCGACATGACCGCGTTCCTGGCCGCGCCGACGGCGGCCAACGCGGTGTCGCTGGGCACGGTCACCGACAAGTCCTTCGACCGTCCCATGCGCTACTTCTACGACCGCGACGGTCTGCTGCGCGCGCAGGTCGATGGCGATCGCTACATGACGGAAATCGTCTACGACGGCGCCGGCCGCAAGGTGCGCGAGATCGCGTACAACCGCCAGGTGCAGCTGACCGACGATGCGACCGTCGAGCAGATCCGCCCCAGCCTGGACGGCACCGACCGCTTCCACGACTACCTCTACGACCAACGCGGCCTGCTGATCGCCGAAGTCGACGGCGAAGGCTACGTCACCCGCTACGACTACGACAGCGCCGGCAACGTGTCGCGTCGCGTGCGCGGGCTCAAGCTGGCCCAGGTCGCCTTCCCGGCGACCACGCCGGTGCGGTTCGGCGGCAGCTTCACCGCCCGCGCGAGCGCCGGCGCCGACGGCGTGTGGCCGAAGGTGGAGGTGTGGGTCGACGGGGCCAAGGTGCAGACCGTCACTCTCAACAGCACCAGCAACACCTACAACTTCTTCGCCGATGCCGCGGTCGGCGGCAATCATCAGATCGCGCTGGTGGTGGTGGACGCCAGCAGCGAGCGCAAGGTCTGGATCGAGCGGGCCAGCTATGCCGGCGTGGCCTTCGATGCCGGCCTGGCCGCGGTGTGGGACGCCGGCGGCACCGGCGCCGACAGCGGCCTGGTGTCGGTCAGGCCCGCCGGTACCCAGCAGCTCGAAGCGCCCGGCGCGCTGCGCTGGATGGTGGCGCCGTCGAACCTGCTGGCGCTGACGGCCTCGGCCCCCGGCGTGCTGGAAACCACCGAGTACCAGTACGACCTCGACGGCCGCCTGCTCAAGCAGACCGAGTATTCGGCCAGCGGCACCACGCTGTCGACGTTCCGCTACGACAGCCAGGGCCGGGTGGTCGAACAGGTTCGCGACGATCGCAAGTCGCTGTTCCGTTACGACGCCTTGGGCCGGGTGGTGGCCGAACTGTCCGGCGAGGGCGCCAAGGCGCTGGCGGCGCTGGGCAGCGGCGCCACCGCGGCGCAGGTCGACGCGCTCTGGCAGGACCGCGCGATCCGCTACGCCTACGACGCCGCCGGCCGGCTGGCCTCGGTCACCGACGCGCTCGACCGCGCGACGCTGTACTACTACGACGCGATGGGCCGCGCGACCCATGTGGTCAACGCCGCCGGCGAAGTGACCCAGAAGCGCTACAACGCGTTCGGCGACGTGGCGCAGACGGTCTCCTACGCCAAGCGCCTGACCTCCGCCTCGCTGGGCCAGATGCACGGCGGCGCGCTCAGCAGCGCGGTGCAACAGGCCTTCGCCCTGCTCGACGACGCGCAGGCCAGCCGGGTCGACCTGAGCTACACCATCGCCGGCGCGCTGAGCCGCAGCATCGATGCGTTGGGAAGCTACACCGACTACCGCTACACCGTCTTCGGCCAGCTCGAGCAGACCTCGCAGTGGACCGATCGCGCCAACCGCATCTCCAACAACGAGGCGCGCACGCTCTTCTATTACGACCGGCGCGGCAACCGCAACGCGCGGGTCGACGACGTCCTCAACAACGGCCGCACCACCACCGAAATCGCCAACGCATTCGGGCAGGTCTACTTCGGCACCGCATACAGCCTGCGCCAGTACCTGACCAGCTTCGACCGCAACGGCCGCGCGGTGCAACAGCTCGACGGCGGCGACGCCTGGGCCAAGATGACGTACGACGCCTTCGGCAACGTGCTCAGCCAGACCGACCGCAGCGGCAACACGACCCAATACAGCTTCACCGCCTTCAACCGCGAGGTGCGCACCACCACCGCCGAGGGCATCCAGACCGTCGTCAAGCGCAACGCCCACGGGCAGACGGTAGAGGTGATCGACGGGCGCGGCAACAGCACCGTCTACGAGTACGACCTCGATGGCCGCCTGATCCGCACCACCACGCCCGCCGGCACCGTGCGCAACGCCTACGACCAGGCCGGGCAGGTGATCGAGAGCACCGACGCGCGCGGCGTGCGCACCACCTTCGCCTACGACGCAGCCGGCCGCGTGCTCGAGCGCGTGGTCGATCCCGACGGGCTCAAGATCAAGACCACCTACGAATACGACGCCAAGGGCCAGCTGGTCCGCGCGACCGATCCGCTGGGCATGGTCACCGAGACCCGCTACGACCTGGGCGGACAGAAGATCGCCGTGGTGGTCGATGCGGGCGAGGGCAAGCTCAACCTCACCACCGCGTACGACTACGATCCGCTCGGCCGTTTGCTGCGGGTCACCGAGGGCGCCGGCACCGCCGCGGCCAAGGTGACGCTCAACAGCTACGACAAGAAGGGCCAGCTGCTCAGCGTCACGGTCGATCCGGACGGGCTGGCGCTGAAGACCCAGTTCGCCTACTGGCGCGGCAATGTAGTCGCCCGCACCGACGCCAACGGCAAGGTCACCCGCTACGTCTACGACGTCAACAACCGCCTGACCCATACGGTCGACGCCACCGGCGCGGTGGAGATCCGCGCCTACGACGCCGACGGCCGCCTGGCGCGCACCACGGCCTACGCCGGCCGGATCGATCCGGCCAGCCTGAGCGCGTATCCCACCGCCGCCGAGATCGAACAGAAGCTGACGGCGCAGGGCGAGGACCGCGTCGCGCGTTACGTCTACGACCGCGACGGCCGCCTGCGCTACGTGCTGGATTCCTACAACTACGTGGTCGAATCGGTCTACGACAACGGCGGCAACGTGGTGCGGACCGTCGCCTACGCAACGGCCGTCGGTGCGGCGGTAGCGGCCACGGTCGCGGACGTGGCGGCGGCGCTGGCGGCGCAAGGCGCCAGCGCGCACGCGGCCGATCGCGCTTCGCAGTTCGTGTACGACGCTGCCGGCCGGATGGTGTTCCAGCTCGATGCGAACCGCTATGTCACCCGCAACTATTACGACGGCAACGGCAACCTGACCGGACGGGTGCGCCACTACTGGCCGTATCCGGGCAATGCCGGCACCGGCCTGAGCGAACTGACGGCCTGGGCCGATCTCAACGAAAACGCGGCCTCGCCTCCGGTGTCGCGCCAGCGTTGGGTCTATGACGCCGCCAACCGGCTGGCGTGGGAGATCGACGCCGGCGGTTATGTGGTCGGCAACGTCTACAACGCCGCCGGGCAGCGGACCCGGCGAATGCAGTATCAGGAAGGCACCGAATATCCCTACACCAGGCCCGACGCCTACACCGACGCGGGCATGCGCGCATGGGCGACGAGGGTCACCGGCGGCGGCGTCTACACCTTCGCCACCGCGACGACACTGTGGTTCTACGATGCCGCCGGACGCGAGGTGTTCTCGTTCGATGCGGAAGGCTACTTCATCGAAAAGCGCTACGACGCGCGCGGCAATCTCGAACGGACCATCCAGTACGACAAGCAGTGGCCGACCTATACCGGCGCGGCCAACACCATCACCGACGGCGAAACCGTGGCGGCTATCGCCGCCCGGGTGGCCGGCGGCGACGGCGCATCGACGCTGTACCGTTACGACGCCGCTGGACGGGTGCGCGACCGGGTCGACGCGCTCGGCGTGACCACCCGCTACGAGTACGACGGGCTCGGCCAAGTGACGGCCGAATTCCAGGCCTGGGGCACTGCGGCTCAGGTCGCCACGCGCCGGCGTTTCGATGCGGCCGGCCGCCTGCTGGAGCAGACCCGGGCGGCGGACACGGCCTTGGCGGCGCACACGCGCTATGTCTACGAT contains these protein-coding regions:
- a CDS encoding tetratricopeptide repeat protein, whose product is MNPSEQCQRARALVGQGRTDEALQLYDRVLEAFPDHAPGYADRGTTHAMLGAHERALSDLERAMAMGLRDGWLLTTYASVLLALRRFDESLRCFDLAIELEPGHPFAYNNRATLHIERGDHAAAIADLERCLDFGPDEATRQMLERRLQGVRASLAKT
- a CDS encoding trans-aconitate 2-methyltransferase, whose amino-acid sequence is MWDPAKYLDFADLRGRPFFDLTARIGAREPRRVVDLGCGPGNLTAALAQRWPQAALEASDNSPEMVAAARQAGLDAQLLDVRDWTPKPDTDVVISNAVLQWVPEHRELLQRWVRELPAGAWIAIQVPGNFDAPSHALTRRLAASAGWADTLGAIGLRDEGAVDAPTEYAERLARLGCQVDAWETSYTQRLHGENAVLEWITGTALRPVKAALSAHDWQRFRAELAAMLDEAYPPRSDGTTWFEFRRIFVVARTPE